Proteins from a genomic interval of Oncorhynchus clarkii lewisi isolate Uvic-CL-2024 chromosome 15, UVic_Ocla_1.0, whole genome shotgun sequence:
- the LOC139367114 gene encoding rho GTPase-activating protein 21a isoform X3 — MATRWTDSPQDDEENKHGDVSRSCEAKQKDGRDQSEASATGSPVGVEEEPFSWPGPKTLRLQRTSQGFGFTLRHFIVYPPESAVHSSLKDEDNGSRGRQRNRLEPMDTIFVKQVKEGGPAHGAGLCTGDRIVKVNRESIIGKTYSQVIALIQNSDTSLELCVMPKDEDILQLFSRDITALAYSQDAYLKGNEAYSGNALHIPEPPPICYPRIEPKAPGMAQALDLSPSTEASRSGRPVQAGAGRQGTSTAGHTDMGYRLEIPVPPSPPPQSPKTQTVVCVCNESVRTVVVPPDPVPDRGPRCVSLAGPSHRTDENRFGSPLGLSTRPRILVTPGPPGGSQLQYTPIPTRPTESSVFSPSGSRPSPIYPDKHHLTPSPRTTVADTLPSPTTPNHYIPSPSSPATSNSPHQNIDWRNYTTYKDYIDAKRLHTYGCRTIQERLDSLRAAANPNAAYALQPGPPSASSQGLGGSQIRRRSTSHDRGSYQGATVAPLRSASQERLGGGGPERTAMPRDWPRSASQDALPSSALMGVAKPRARSCDYLGRQGEPAAMVSTERGVGGYSRAELEDSLLLCRGEEAKASRHGAVLKQLPQPHRTSLTGMPITAPMFTKGTTEPLLPSRTDSLAQTALSRPSRLPVKNSTSDPSPLSLPSTRGPGNSSAMDLLKDQRAMVVGNHLGYSSSPLQQLQLRGRADSLREESGRDVGLGARSSSCSGPSKVPVQRQQATSSSTSTSSSTVNSTVTLRSKVPALVRTSGRPLEGVEGPDATVVVLRRDKNSGPQPIRHPSYILAVNDTDLETPIEVGTLAAKRGSGGWLSNDVQRDVTMRRLGEQHKASCASNLDDSLDSIPFIDEPSSPSIDHDTSHIPASAVISVTPIITTIPPSPTSPSPLIRRQRSHDHDSLRLTAIESDSGTKTERSKSYDEGLDNYREGRQIPGLKGLRKATVDRSSEDSGSRRDSSSDIFSDASKEGMLHFRQINTDKSKRVGGGMRPWKQMYAVLRGHFLCLYKDKKEGQAHANSQVEDEPQPISIKACLIDISYSDTKRKNVLRLTTSDCEYLFQAEDREDMLAWIRVIQENSNLDEENAAFTSRDLISRKIKEYNTLMSPTGSKNEPSPKPSRQSLSIRQTLLGGKGETKSLSPHLPKAEQERKNMHKDDTSPPKDKGTWRKGIPGLMRKPFERKPSPGITFGVRLDDCPPAVTNRFVPLIVEVCCNLVEERGLEYTGIYRVPGNNAAISNMQEELNNKGMNDIDIQDDKWRDLNVISSLLKSFFRKLPEPLFTNEKYADFIEANRTVDPVERLKLLKRMLHELPDHHYETLKFLSAHLKTVADNSDKNKMEPRNLAIVFGPTLVRTSEDNMTHMVTHMPDQYKIVETLIQHYNWFFTEEGNGEPVTMSRYENAVESQPVPNIDHLLNNIGRTASTQGEVSDSPTSDSAKSKGSWGSGKDQCSREHLVSSIFAAANRKRKKPKDKPQLSSSDDDLDSVFPKKELPGQKQNLRGLEVEQGISVSPEANEQAKTGEENGRGIELTPKGKKEHRNSFFLREKTLSRQSSPAPSLKNSGSPRLSYRTAQLGKPSFLDTPSHLDEPTSDLGTMSSGASMPRARPKKWVSGAAAPDLSVAGAGASAGAEVSSITSDYSTTSSITFLTAADSSALSPEVQGGDEADDERSELISEGRPMETDSESDFPVFATGGGNVQIMSVLVQNQTGHGPEKPDPAAADGKTTPKLEPRRLFPSHRLIECDTLSRRRSLRQKTDSESSVEGGTGSGERVEGRSESTRLSRVLEVMKKGQSTSSLNSSSRSESERPPEPALRLNITERLKFRLRTSADDMFGVGAQKSQSSPETRSKKKNIRRRHTMGGQRDFAELAVINDWREQGGVDQAAELSAMDRLKPKCSSQDFSIRDWIARERCRAGVSEFSMDSPPKVVPEGNRAQAQGTTPERPSPSGSPCLQPMVGEQVNGGGPQGRNKASLNLAADDAHPHKLSGAQVVRSRFYQYL; from the exons ggagacagaggaacaggctGGAGCCAATGGACACCATCTTCGTCAAGCAAGTGAAGGAGGGAGGCCCTGCCCACGGAGCTGGACTCTGTACAG GGGACCGGATTGTAAAGGTGAACAGAGAAAGTATCATTGGAAAGACGTACTCCCAAGTGATCGCTTTGATACAGAACAG CGACACCTCGTTGGAACTATGTGTGATGCCAAAAGATGAGGACATTTTGCAGTTG TTTTCCAGGGATATCACTGCTCTG GCCTATTCCCAAGATGCATACCTCAAAGGGAACGAGGCATACAGCGGAAACGCCCTACACATCCCGGAGCCTCCTCCCATATGCTACCCGAGGATAGAGCCTAAAGCCCCAGGGATGGCCCAGGCCCTGGACCTATCCCCCTCCACAGAGGCCTCCCGGAGCGGCAGGCCGGTCCAAGCAGGGGCAGGGAGACAGGGTACCTCCACGGCAGGCCACACAGACATGGGCTACCGGTTGGAGATCCCtgtccccccttctcctcccccacaGTCCCCTAAAACCCAGACGGTGGTTTGTGTGTGCAACGAGAGTGTGAGGACAGTGGTGGTGCCGCCTGACCCAGTACCGGATCGGGGGCCCCGTTGTGTGTCTCTGGCTGGCCCCAGCCATAGGACCGACGAGAACCGTTTCGGAAGTCCCCTGGGCCTCTCAACAAGGCCTAGAATCCTCGTGACCCCTGGCCCCCCTGGAGGTTCACAGCTACAATATACCCCCATCCCCACCCGGCCCACAGAGTCCTCAGTCTTCTCCCCCTCTGGCTCTAGACCTTCCCCAATCTACCCCGACAAACACCACCTCACCCCTTCCCCGCGAACCACGGTGGCCGACACCTTACCCTCCCCCACCACGCCCAACCACTACAttccctcaccctcctctcctgccACGTCCAACTCACCTCACCAGAACATCGACTGGCGCAACTACACCACCTACAAGGACTACATCGATGCCAAGCGGCTGCACACCTATGGCTGCCGCACCATCCAGGAGCGTCTAGACAGCCTGCGGGCGGCAGCCAACCCCAACGCCGCTTACGCACTGCAGCCTGGCCCTCCCAGTGCCTCCTCCCAAGGCCTGGGGGGGTCCCAGATTAGACGCAGGAGCACGTCCCACGATCGGGGATCCTACCAGGGGGCCACTGTGGCTCCACTGCGCAGTGCCTCCCAGGAGAGGCTAGGTGGGGGAGGGCCCGAGAGGACAGCCATGCCCAGGGACTGGCCCCGGAGTGCCTCCCAGGAtgccctaccctcctcagccctcATGGGAGTGGCCAAGCCCCGGGCACGCTCCTGCGACTACCTGGGCCGGCAGGGCGAGCCAGCGGCAATGGTATCTACAGAGAGGGGTGTGGGAGGGTACAGCAGGGCAGAGCTGGAGGATAGCCTGCTACTATGCAGGGGTGAGGAGGCCAAAGCCAGCAGACACGGAGCAGTGCTGAAACAACTACCCCAGCCTCACAGGACCAGCCTTACAGGCATGCCCATCACTGCCCCGATGTTCACTAAAGGTACGACGGAGCCGTTGCTCCCCTCTAGGACAGACAGCCTTGCACAGACAGCCCTCAGTAGGCCCTCGCGGTTGCCTGTTAAAAACTCCACCTCGGACCCATCGCCACTCTCCTTACCTTCTACCCGGGGCCCCGGTAACAGCAGTGCTATGGACCTGCTCAAAGACCAAAGAGCCATGGTGGTGGGTAACCACCTGGGCTACTCTTCCTCGCCCCTGCAGCAGCTACAGCTCCGGGGGCGGGCAGACAgcctgagagaggagagcgggagggatGTGGGGCTGGGTGCCAGGTCCTCCTCCTGCTCCGGCCCCTCCAAAGTCCCTGTTCAGAGACAGCaggccacctcctcctctacctccacttcctcctccactGTTAACAGTACTGTGACCCTCAGGTCAAAGGTCCCCGCCCTGGTGCGGACTAGCGGGAGGCCGTTAGAGGGTGTAGAAGGGCCGGACGCCACAGTGGTGGTCCTGAGAAGGGATAAGAACTCGGGACCCCAGCCCATCCGCCACCCCTCCTACATCCTGGCTGTAAACGACACCGACTTGGAGACTCCAATAGAGGTGGGGACTCTAGCAGCTAAGAGGGGATCGGGGGGCTGGCTATCCAACGACGTCCAGCGAGACGTGACCATGAGAAGGCTGGGAGAGCAGCACAAGGCCTCGTGCGCCAGCAACCTGGACGACTCACTCGACTCCATCCCCTTCATCG ATGAGCCTTCCAGTCCAAGTATTGATCATGACACCAGTCACATTCCCGCTTCAGCTGTAATATCTGTTACTCCAATCATCACCACCATACCACCCAGCcctacctctccatctcctcttatTCGACGACAGCGGTCACATGACCACG atTCTCTTCGACTCACAGCGATTGAATCGGATTCTGGTACCAAAACGGAGAGGTCCAAATCCTACGATGAGGGTCTGGATAACTACAGGGAAGG GAGGCAAATACCTGGTCTAAAGGGCCTTAGGAAG GCGACGGTGGATAGGTCTTCAGAAGATTCCGGATCCAGGAGAGATTCCTCATCAGATATCTTCAGTGACGCTTCCAAGGAGGGCATGCTCCACTTCCGACAGATCAACACGGACAAGAGCAAG cgtGTTGGTGGGGGAATGCGCCCCTGGAAACAGATGTACGCAGTGCTGCGAGGCCACTTCCTCTGCCTATATAAGGACAAAAAGGAGGGACAGGCTCATGCCAACTCCCAGGTGGAGGACGAgccacagccaatcagcatcaagGCCTGTCTGATTGACATCTCCTACAGCGACACGAAACGCAAGAATGTGCTGCGGCTGACCACGTCGGACTGTGAGTACCTGTTCCAGGCAGAGGACAGAGAAGATATGCTGGCCTGGATCAGAGTCATACAGGAGAACAGCAACCTGGACGAggag AACGCAGCCTTTACCAGCCGTGACCTCATCAGCCGAAAGATCAAGGAGTACAACACGTTGATGAG CCCGACAGGCAGTAAGAACGAACCGTCGCCCAAACCGTCACGCCAGTCGCTGAGCATCAGACAGACGCTActaggagggaagggggagaccaAATCTCTAAGTCCACACTTACCCAAAGCAGAGCAGGAGAGGAAAAACATGCACAAAG ACGACACCAGTCCACCCAAGGACAAGGGGACGTGGAGGAAAGGTATCCCAGGGCTGATGAGGAAGCCCTTTGAAAGGAAGCCTTCTCCAGGCATCACTTTCGGGGTGAGGCTGGACGACTGCCCCCCAGCTGTCACCAACAGG ttTGTTCCCCTCATTGTGGAGGTGTGCTGTAACctagtggaggagagggggctgGAGTACACAGGGATCTACAGAGTCCCAGGGAACAACGCAGCCATCTCCAACATGCAGGAGGAGCTCAACAACAAAGGCATGAACGACATTGACATCCAGGATGAC AAATGGAGGGATCTGAATGTGATCAGCAGTTTACTTAAATCCTTTTTCCGGAAACTTCCCGAGCCTCTGTTCACCAACG AGAAGTATGCGGACTTCATAGAGGCCAACAGGACAGTGGACCCAGTGGAAAGACTGAAATTGTTGAAGAGGATG CTTCACGAGTTGCCAGATCATCACTATGAGACCCTCAAGTTCCTCTCGGCTCATCTGAAAACAGTGGCTGACAACTCTGATAAAAATAAG ATGGAACCTAGGAACCTGGCCATCGTGTTTGGTCCCACTCTGGTGCGCACTTCAGAGGACAACATGACCCACATGGTCACCCACATGCCTGACCAGTACAAGATTGTAGAGACTCTCATTCAGCAT TACAACTGGTTTTTCACAGAGGAAGGCAATGGGGAGCCAGTG ACAATGTCCCGATATGAGAATGCGGTGGAGTCTCAGCCTGTGCCCAACATCGACCACCTGCTCAACAACATCGGCCGCACGGCCTCCACGCAGGGGGAAGTCTCAG ATTCACCCACTAGTGACTCTGCTAAATCGAAG gGTTCCTGGGGGTCCGGGAAGGACCAGTGCAGCCGCGAGCACCTGGTCTCCTCGATCTTTGCTGCAGCCAACCGCAAAAGAAAGAAGCCCAAGGACAAGCCGCAGCTTAGCAGCTCTGATGATGACCTAGACTCAGTGTTCCCTAAGAAGGAGCTCCCTGGCCAGAAGCAGAATCTCAGAGGCCTGGAGGTGGAGCAAGGGATCAGTGTCAGCCCTGAAGCAAATGAGCAAGCAAAAACAGGAGAGGAGAATGGAAGAGGTATTGAGCTCACGCCCAAAGGCAAAAAGGAGCACAGGAACTCTTTCTTTTTAAGGGAAAAGACCTTGTCAAGGCAGTCCTCACCTGCCCCCTCACTCAAAAACTCTGGCTCCCCCAGACTCAGTTACCGCACAGCCCAGCTTGGAAAGCCCTCTTTTTTGGACACCCCGTCCCATCTGGATGAGCCCACTTCTGATCTGGGCACCATGAGCTCTGGGGCTTCCATGCCCAGGGCACGACCTAAGAAGTGGGTGTCAGGAGCTGCTGCTCCTGACCTATcggtggctggggctggggcgtCAGCTGGGGCAGAGGTGAGCTCCATCACCTCGGACTATTCCACCACCTCGTCCATCACCTTCCTGACTGCAGCAGACTCTAGCGCACTCAGTCCAGAGGTTCAGGGTGGGGACGAGGCAGATGACGAGCGCAGCGAGCTTATCAGTGAAGGCCGGCCCATGGAGACTGACAGCGAAAGCGACTTCCCTGTGTTTGCTACAGGGGGCGGCAATGTCCAAATCATGTCTGTCTTAGTGCAGAACCAGACTGGGCATGGGCCAGAAAAGCCTGATCCTGCAGCAGCTGACGGGAAGACGACTCCTAAACTGGAACCCCGTCGCCTCTTTCCCTCCCACAGGCTGATAGAATGTGACACACTCTCCAGGAGGCGGTCCCTGCGACAGAAGACAGATAGTGAGTCATCAGTAGAGGGTGGGACTGGCAGCGGGGAACGTGTCGAGGGCAGGTCGGAGTCAACACGACTGTCTCGTGTCTTGGAGGTGATGAAGAAGGGGCAGTCTACCAGCAGCCTCAACTCTTCCTCCCGCAGTGAATCGGAGCGCCCTCCCGAGCCTGCCTTGCGCCTCAATATCACAGAAAGGCTCAAGTTCCGTCTGCGCACATCTGCTGATGACATGTTTGGCGTGGGTGCCCAGAAGAGCCAGTCTTCCCCGGAGACGCGCAGCAAGAAGAAAAACATCCGTCGTAGGCACACTATGGGGGGCCAGCGGGACTTTGCAGAACTGGCCGTCATCAACGACTGGAGGGAGCAAGGCGGGGTGGACCAGGCGGCTGAGCTGTCAGCCATGGACCGCCTCAAGCCAAAGTGCTCCTCTCAGGACTTCTCTATTCGGGACTGGATCGCCCGCGAGCGCTGTCGGGCCGGAGTGTCAGAGTTCAGCATGGACAGCCCACCCAAAGTTGTCCCCGAGGGGAACAGGGCACAAGCCCAGGGTACCACCCCAGAGAGACCCTCTCCCTCTGGCTCCCCATGCCTTCAGCCCATGGTGGGGGAGCAAGTGAACGGAGGTGGGCCGCAAGGCAGAAACAAAGCCAGCCTCAACCTGGCGGCTGACgacgcacacccacacaaactATCAGGAGCACAAGTTGTCCGCTCGCGATTCTATCAGTATCTATGA